The following proteins are encoded in a genomic region of Neospora caninum Liverpool complete genome, chromosome XI:
- a CDS encoding putative dual specificity protein phosphatase CDC14A, whose product MAGTNVFQGSSWAGILRDAVQIIPGRFFFLSVTGTPWDTQSIHFFSTDHTFQYEPFFADFGPLSLSCIYKYAKLLESKLKEAEERQKILIHYSSIHPERRANAALLIGAAQMLLFGVTAQEAYRPFLNISPRFVPFRDATCGPCSFKLTILDCLKGLEFAMKLGWFDYKTFNVDEYDYYEKLKNGDMNWIIPNRILAFSCPSSATGNHDGYTTCTPEDYVDIFNRMGIKTVIRLNKKQYDARKFTDRNIEHVDLFFVDGTCPSREIIQAFLQVVENRDHPIAVHCKAGLGRTGTLIGCYAVKNFKFPAVEWIGWNRLCRPGSILGPQQQFLTEIQHELLQMTRENSLRTRRIHPPQSSTASTSSSTGHKDDLADCLAKLSLDSRRVAEYGDAGQGERLLVAKRQQQAGLLSAASSTSSSANVIETGSQRKILPLPLLLSRPLSSNTTPFCEVRKGQLGTMVNLAPSKCASTVATPGGGHNGVPSSIAAAAGRAPIRSGRSDH is encoded by the exons ATGGCAGGGACAAACGTCTTTCAGGGCTCTTCATGGGCTGGCATTCTTCGTGATGCGGTCCAGATCATCCCAggccgtttttttttcttgtctgtAACCGGCACTCCTTGGGATACCCAGTCCATACACTTCTTCTCCACAGACCACACGTTCCAGTATGAGCCATTCTTCGCAGACTTCGGGCCACTTAGTCTCAGTTGCATTTACAAATACGCAAAACTTCTTGAATCCAAG CtcaaggaagcagaggagcgGCAAAAGATTTTGATACACTATTCGTCCATTCATCCTGAGAGGCGAGCAAATGCTGCTCTTTTGATCGGGGCAGCTCAGATGCTTCTCTTCGGAGTGACGGCTCAGGAGGCATACAGGCCTTTCCTTAATATTTCACCGCGCTTCGTTCCTTTCCGGGATGCAACATGCGGACCATGTAGTTTCAAGTTGACAATTTTGGATTGCCTGAAGGGTCTGGAGTTTGCCATGAAA ctAGGATGGTTCGACTACAAGACATTCAATGTTGACGAGTACGACTACTACGAGAAGTTGAAAAACGGAGATATGAACTGGATTATCCCAAACCGTATTCTGGCCTTCTCTTGTCCGTCCAGCGCCACAGGCAACCACGACGGATACACCACGTGCACCCCAGAAGACTACGTGGACATCTTCAATAGAATGGGAATCAAAACGGTTATACGGTTGAACAAGAAGCAATATGATGCCAGGAAGTTCACCGACAGAAACATCGAGCACGTCGACCTGTTTTTCGTTGACGGGACCTGTCCCTCCAG AGAAATAATTCAAGCGTTTCTACAGGTGGTCGAGAACCGAGATCATCCAATTGCGGTGCACTGTAAGGCCGGCCTCGGCCGAACAGGGACGCTCATCGGATGTTACGCTGTCAAAAACTTCAA GTTCCCTGCCGTCGAGTGGATAGGCTGGAATAGATTGTGCAGGCCGGGCAGCATTCTGGGGCCGCAGCAGCAGTTCCTTACAGAAATACAG CACGAGCTGCTTCAGATGACTCGGGAGAATTCATTACGTACACGCCGGATCCATCCTCCGCAATCCTCGACAGCATCTACAAGCTCTTCTACGGGTCATAAGGATGATCTTGCCGATTGCTTAGCG AAACTCTCTCTGGACAGCCGACGCGTGGCAGAGTACGGAGATGCCGGACAGGGCGAGCGGCTGCTCGTTGCCAAGCG ACAGCAGCAGGCAGGCCTTTTGAGTGCCGCATCTTCCACGTCATCGAGTGCCAATGTCATAGAGACGGGGTCTCAAAGGAAGatcctgcctctccctctccttctctcacGTCCATTATCAAGCAACACGACTCCGTTCTGCGAAGTGCGAAAAGGTCAACTTGGCACCATGGTAAATCTGGCTCCGAGCAAGTGTGCGTCGACTGTGGCCACACCTGGGGGAGGACATAACGGCGTTCCTTCATCAATTGCAGCCGCTGCCGGACGAGCCCCGATACGTTCTGGACGTAGTGACCACTGA